The Cannabis sativa cultivar Pink pepper isolate KNU-18-1 unplaced genomic scaffold, ASM2916894v1 Contig3, whole genome shotgun sequence genome window below encodes:
- the LOC133033164 gene encoding pathogenesis-related protein 1B-like, whose amino-acid sequence MSLNHKASIKVLLVGQILLVMMMIMIASTTSEPFPGKKSSHRKHSHNKHSHFDFLDTHNAIRAEVGVGPMTWNKTLVAYARNYANSMISKNCELEHSGGIYGENLAAGYGEMTGEQAVKFWATEKTMYDYTSNTCKEEDGCGHYLQVVWRDSIRLGCATTKCSNNGLVFVICSYDPPGNYIGQRPY is encoded by the coding sequence ATGTCTCTAAATCACAAAGCTTCAATAAAGGTTTTGTTGGTGGGACAAATATTgctggtgatgatgatgataatgattgCTAGCACAACTTCCGAACCATTCCCAGGCAAAAAGTCATCTCATCGTAAACATTCTCACAATAAACATTCTCACTTTGACTTCCTCGATACCCACAATGCCATTCGAGCAGAGGTTGGCGTTGGCCCAATGACGTGGAATAAGACCTTAGTTGCTTATGCGAGAAACTATGCAAACTCAATGATAAGTAAGAATTGTGAGCTGGAGCACTCTGGAGGAATTTATGGTGAGAATTTAGCTGCAGGTTACGGAGAAATGACAGGCGAGCAAGCTGTGAAGTTTTGGGCCACCGAGAAGACCATGTATGACTACACCTCCAACACGTGCAAGGAAGAGGACGGGTGTGGCCATTACCTTCAGGTAGTGTGGCGCGACTCCATTCGCCTTGGATGCGCAACAACCAAGTGTAGCAACAATGGATTGGTGTTTGTCATTTGTAGCTATGATCCCCCGGGGAATTATATAGGGCAACGACCCTATTAA
- the LOC133033165 gene encoding pathogenesis-related protein 1B-like: MSLNHKVSIKVLLVGQILMVMMMIMIASTTSEPFPGKKSSHRKHSHNKHSHFDFLDTHNAIRAEVGVGPMTWNKTLVAYARNYANSMISKNCELEHSGGIYGENLAAGYGEMTGEQAVKFWATEKTMYDYTSNTCKEEDGCGHYLQVVWRNSIRLGCATTKCTNNGLVFVICSYDPPGNYIGQRPY; the protein is encoded by the coding sequence ATGTCTCTAAATCACAAAGTTTCAATAAAAGTTTTGTTGGTGGGACAAATattgatggtgatgatgatgataatgattgCAAGCACAACTTCCGAACCATTCCCAGGCAAAAAGTCATCTCATCGTAAACATTCTCACAATAAACATTCTCACTTTGACTTCCTCGATACCCACAATGCCATTCGTGCAGAGGTTGGCGTTGGCCCAATGACGTGGAATAAGACCTTAGTTGCTTATGCGAGAAACTATGCAAACTCAATGATAAGTAAGAATTGTGAGTTGGAGCACTCTGGAGGAATTTATGGTGAGAATTTAGCTGCAGGTTATGGAGAAATGACAGGTGAGCAAGCTGTGAAGTTTTGGGCCACCGAGAAGACCATGTATGACTACACCTCCAACACGTGCAAGGAAGAGGATGGGTGTGGCCATTACCTTCAGGTAGTGTGGCGCAACTCCATTCGCCTTGGATGCGCCACAACCAAGTGTACCAACAATGGATTGGTGTTTGTCATTTGTAGCTATGATCCCCCGGGGAATTATATAGGGCAACGACCCTATTAA